From one Triticum aestivum cultivar Chinese Spring chromosome 4B, IWGSC CS RefSeq v2.1, whole genome shotgun sequence genomic stretch:
- the LOC123090125 gene encoding uncharacterized protein, with translation MSSTGRKYPSGSHKRKKQKKADEEKEALSGSLFNYYKSDTSTPSDPDELAIVLAGDRTDGNLEDDGHTPTEGDVDVNMDDSNLSDHEPIFNSSAAEFTSVDDEPISVDIYDPSNWGNLDNKARDILVERGPKREEENTKYPLDENLRHFSYSHYSRKMSNGEVRDRKWLVFSKHTKKVFCFCCKLFNSNKCKSAMGNDGFCDWRHINERLKEHEASVDHITNMNSWNELRVRLSKHETIDKDLQQQITKEKEHIRLVLLRIVAIVKFLGKRNLAFRGSSEQLYDDCNGNFLACVEMVAEFDLVMQDHLRRIQNKEIHHHYLSHKIQKELISLMAGDITNSILKIVKVAKYFSVILDCTPDVSHQEQMSLLVRCVHMSDGKIQIMEYFLAFLVVEDTSGLGIFKVLVDSMKSFDLNIDDIRGQGYDNGSNMKGKYKGVQSRLLEVNPRALYMPCACHSLNLTLCDMLQSPSMCIETALKQIDGMRTYFDTYRDEGFDSNVDLNDLISELIVMQSTLPDRTMSAMEIFEFVREADCYPNIAIAYRIFFIMPVTVASAERSFSKLKLLKNYLRSAMSQERLNSLATLCIEKILLDEIDIDPIVSDFASQNVSRKF, from the exons ATGTCGAGTACAGGTAGAAAATATCCATCCGGAAGTCATAAaagaaagaagcagaagaaggCAGATGAGGAGAAAGAAGCATTGAGCGGATCTCTTTTTAATTATTATAAGAGCGATACGAGCACGCCCAGTGATCCAGACGAGTTGGCGATAGTTCTTGCAGGTGACCGAACTGATGGCAATCTGGAAGATGATGGTCATACTCCTACAGAAGGCGATGTTGACGTCAACATGGATGATAGCAATCTGAGTGATCATGAGCCCATATTTAATTCATCTGCGGCAGAATTTACTAGTGTTGATGATGAACCAATTAGTGTGGATATTTATGATCCAAGCAATTGGGGTAATCTTGATAACAAAGCGAGGGACATATTAGTGGAAAGGGGGCCTAAAAGGGAAGAAGAAAACACTAAATATCCTTTGGATGAGAATTTAAGACATTTTTCATATAGCCATTACTCAAGAAAGATGAGCAATGGAGAGGTCCGTGATAGAAAATGGTTAGTTTTTTCAAAACACACAAAGAAAGTGTTTTGTTTTTGCTGTAAGCTTTTCAATTCTAATAAATGCAAAAGTGCAATGGGGAATGATGGGTTTTGTGATTGGAGGCATATTAATGAGAGACTGAAAGAGCACGAAGCTAGTGTCGACCATATTACCAACATGAACTCTTGGAATGAATTGAGAGTTAGACTGAGCAAGCATGAAACAATTGACAAAGACTTACAGCAACAAATCACAAAGGAGAAGGAACACATAAGGCTAGTTTTGTTAAGAATTGTTGCCATTGTGAAATTTCTTGGTAAGCGCAATTTGGCTTTTAGAGGATCCAGTGAGCAACTTTATGATGATTGTAATGGAAATTTTTTAGCTTGTGTGGAGATGGTTGCAGAGTTTGATTTGGTAATGCAAGACCATCTTAGGCGTATTCAAAACAAAGAGATCCATCACCATTATCTTAGCCATAAAATTCAAAAAGAGTTGATTTCTCTTATGGCTGGTGACATTACAAATTCTATTCTCAAGATTGTCAAAGTGGCCAAATATTTCTCGGTTATCCTAGATTGTACCCCGGATGTGAGTCATCAAGAACAAATGAGTTTGTTGGTTCGATGTGTTCATATGTCTGATGGAAAAATACAAATTATGGAGTACTTCCTTGCTTTTTTGGTAGTGGAGGACACATCTGGTTTGGGAATTTTCAAGGTATTGGTTGATTCTATGAAGTCCTTTGATCTTAATATTGATGATATTAGGGGCCAAGGTTATGACAATGGATCCAACATGAAAGGAAAATACAAGGGGGTGCAAAGTCGGTTGCTTGAGGTAAATCCAAGAGCTTTGTATATGCCATGTGCTTGCCACAGTCTTAATCTTACCCTTTGTGATATG TTGCAATCACCATCCATGTGCATTGAGACTGCCTTAAAGCAAATAGATGGTATGAGGACTTATTTTGACACTTATAGAGATGAAGGGTTTGATTCTA ATGTTGATTTAAATGATCTGATTTCTGAGTTAATTGTTATGCAGTCAACTTTGCCCGATAGAACAATGTCTGCTATGGAGATTTTTGAGTTTGTGAGGGAAGCAGATTGTTATCCAAATATTGCTATTGCATACCGGATTTTCTTTATTATGCCTGTTACTGTGGCATCAGCTGAAAGAAGTTTTTCGAAGTTGAAATTGTTGAAGAACTACTTGAGATCtgcaatgtcgcaagagaggttaAATAGCTTGGCAACTTTATGCATCGAGAAaattttgcttgatgaaattgatattgATCCTATTGTTAGTGATTTTGCATCTCAGAATGTTAGCAGAAAATTTTGA
- the LOC123094869 gene encoding transcription factor MYB2: MDMAHERDSSSEEEVMAGDLRRGPWTVEEDILLVNYIAAHGEGRWNSLARSAGLKRTGKSCRLRWLNYLRPDLRRGSITPQEQLLILELHSRWGNRWSKIAQHLPGRTDNEIKNYWRTRVQKHAKQLKCDVNSQQFKDVMRYLWMPRLVERIQAEAVQTAADTPLSWQHGADDALYESPELPVDACWPAEYAAVAGGQLPNASVAELSSTTTAGSSSPSTTDSGAGAQPSWPAAVDGAEWFTTACDASSAAATMCDTDQLIQQQQQQAPSQLAGAWTSEPLPSLGFPELGVADFEIGSLDVDSIWSMDDLWYTQPQFV, translated from the exons ATGGATATGGCGCACGAGAGGGACTCGAGCAGCGAGGAGGAGGTGATGGCCGGCGACCTCCGCCGCGGGCCGTGGACGGTGGAGGAGGACATCCTGCTCGTCAACTACATCGCCGCGCACGGCGAGGGCCGCTGGAACTCGCTCGCCCGATCAGCAG GTCTGAAGCGCACCGGCAAGAGCTGCCGCCTCAGGTGGCTCAACTACCTCCGCCCCGACCTCCGCCGCGGCAGCATCACGCCGCAGGAGCAGCTGCTCATCCTCGAGCTGCACTCGCGGTGGGGCAACCGCTGGTCCAAGATCGCGCAGCACCTCCCCGGCCGCACCGACAACGAGATCAAGAACTACTGGCGCACGCGCGTGCAGAAGCACGCCAAGCAGCTCAAGTGCGACGTCAACAGCCAGCAGTTCAAGGACGTCATGCGCTACCTCTGGATGCCCCGCCTCGTCGAGCGCATCCAGGCCGAGGCGGTGCAGACAGCCGCTGACACGCCCCTGTCGTGGCAACACGGCGCGGACGACGCTCTCTACGAGTCACCAGAGCTCCCTGTCGATGCGTGCTGGCCAGCGGAGTACGCCGCCGTGGCCGGCGGGCAGCTGCCCAACGCCTCGGTCGCGGAGCTGTCGAGCACTACTACCGCCGGCTCTTCCTCGCCGTCCACCACGGACTCTGGCGCCGGCGCCCAGCCCAGCTGGCCTGCAGCGGTTGACGGTGCCGAGTGGTTCACCACCGCCTGCgacgcctccagcgccgccgccaccaTGTGCGACACGGACCAGCtgatccagcagcagcagcagcaggcaccGTCCCAGCTGGCGGGAGCGTGGACGTCCGAGCCGCTGCCGAGCCTTGGGTTCCCCGAGCTGGGCGTCGCGGACTTCGAGATCGGCAGCTTGGACGTGGACAGCATCTGGAGCATGGACGACTTGTGGTACACGCAGCCGCAGTTCGTGTGA